A part of Paenarthrobacter sp. A20 genomic DNA contains:
- the phnE gene encoding phosphonate ABC transporter, permease protein PhnE: protein MTPQTLTPAVARRDSTAKNRVALVRPKKPLRWITTAAVAAAVVGLHAVAIEGTDFKPELLVDGWKGMAAFIGDAFPPDLSWEKTLKPGLEATLVTLWIGLLGTTLSVPFALLLAALAAENTSPHRLVYQGARAVLSFFRAVPDIVFALIFVTAVGLGPFAGVLALICHNTGVMGKLWAESMEEIDAGPQEALRTAGANRIQQVANATLPMVVPQFVGLLLYRFDVNVRSSLVLGLVGAGGIGLLINQSIKSFQFDSMLTHILIVLVLIIVVDQFSAWIRRRLAA, encoded by the coding sequence ATGACACCCCAGACCCTGACCCCGGCCGTCGCCCGCCGGGACTCAACCGCAAAAAACCGAGTGGCACTTGTCCGCCCGAAGAAGCCCCTGCGGTGGATCACGACGGCGGCAGTGGCTGCCGCCGTCGTCGGACTTCACGCTGTGGCCATCGAGGGGACTGATTTCAAACCTGAGCTGTTGGTGGACGGTTGGAAGGGCATGGCCGCGTTCATCGGCGATGCGTTCCCGCCTGACCTGAGCTGGGAGAAGACACTGAAGCCTGGCCTGGAAGCCACGCTGGTGACCCTGTGGATCGGGCTCTTGGGGACGACGTTGTCTGTGCCGTTCGCCCTGCTCCTGGCTGCGCTGGCCGCCGAGAACACCAGCCCGCACCGTCTGGTATACCAAGGCGCACGGGCCGTGTTGTCGTTCTTCCGCGCCGTGCCGGACATCGTGTTTGCGCTGATCTTCGTGACGGCCGTGGGGCTCGGTCCCTTCGCCGGCGTGCTCGCCCTGATCTGCCACAACACGGGCGTGATGGGCAAGCTATGGGCCGAGTCCATGGAGGAGATCGACGCCGGACCGCAGGAGGCACTCCGTACCGCCGGTGCCAACCGGATCCAACAGGTAGCCAACGCCACACTGCCCATGGTGGTCCCCCAGTTCGTGGGCCTGCTGCTGTACCGCTTCGACGTCAACGTCCGGTCCTCGCTGGTCCTCGGCCTGGTGGGCGCGGGCGGCATCGGGCTCCTGATCAACCAGTCCATCAAGTCGTTCCAGTTCGACTCCATGCTGACGCACATCCTGATCGTGCTGGTGCTGATCATCGTGGTGGACCAGTTCTCCGCGTGGATCCGGAGGCGCCTGGCCGCGTAA
- a CDS encoding phosphonate ABC transporter ATP-binding protein has product MPLSVQGLRKSFSGRTVLQGVDFSVAAGELVAFLGANGSGKSTTLRCVMGITEPDAGSISIDGAALDSLQGRELQQARQRMAMIFQKIHLVPRRTALDNVCAGALARIPTVRSLSPLLFPADVQQEALDCLDRVGLADRAFDRVGRLSGGQQQRVAVARALCQRADVVLADEPVSALDPHAAEQVMALLRELAHSEGLAVAAVLHQPDLALRYADRSIGLLQGSMTFDLPSTAVTAEHLDTLYAPDRNIAA; this is encoded by the coding sequence ATGCCTCTCTCCGTCCAAGGCTTACGCAAGTCCTTCAGCGGGCGGACGGTGCTTCAAGGAGTGGACTTCTCCGTTGCCGCTGGCGAGCTGGTCGCTTTCCTGGGCGCCAACGGCTCCGGTAAGTCCACCACCCTCCGCTGCGTCATGGGCATCACGGAACCCGACGCCGGCAGCATCAGCATCGACGGTGCTGCACTGGATTCCCTGCAAGGCCGTGAGCTGCAGCAGGCGCGCCAGCGAATGGCCATGATCTTTCAGAAGATCCATTTGGTCCCCCGCCGCACGGCCCTGGACAATGTTTGCGCCGGGGCCCTCGCCCGGATTCCCACTGTGCGTTCGCTGTCGCCGCTCTTGTTCCCGGCCGATGTCCAGCAGGAGGCCCTCGACTGCCTGGACCGCGTCGGTTTGGCCGACCGGGCCTTCGACCGCGTTGGCCGGCTCTCCGGCGGACAGCAGCAGCGCGTCGCCGTAGCCCGGGCACTCTGCCAGCGGGCCGACGTCGTACTCGCCGATGAGCCGGTGTCCGCCCTGGACCCGCATGCCGCTGAGCAGGTCATGGCGCTGCTGCGCGAGCTCGCGCACTCCGAAGGGCTGGCCGTTGCCGCCGTCCTGCACCAGCCGGACCTGGCCCTGCGCTACGCGGACAGGTCCATCGGGCTGCTCCAAGGATCCATGACCTTCGACCTCCCCTCCACAGCGGTCACGGCCGAACATCTCGACACGTTGTATGCCCCGGACAGGAATATCGCAGCATGA
- a CDS encoding phosphate/phosphite/phosphonate ABC transporter substrate-binding protein, whose protein sequence is MKTSLFTGSALALTAALALTACGGSAQSSPEATSATCPNGEIKFGIEPYEDPAKLKPAYDVLAAALSKKLECPVSVQVVEDYAAEVLAMRNGKLDLGQFGPLGYVFADAKAGAEPLVSFGTAEKELSTYTAGIWVPKDSTIQAIGDLKGKSLALGSVGSTSGDVLPRFGLREAGIADADIKMDYTGGHPEALLALTNGKVDAAEINSQTLATAIAAGTFKKDDFRQVWTSDPIPNDPITVRGDADPAFKAAVKDAFLSLDPADVAKVGEFLDVTPPGPLLEVTKDNYTPLFDLAETMGLTEKDL, encoded by the coding sequence ATGAAAACCTCGCTCTTCACCGGCTCCGCCCTTGCCCTAACCGCGGCCCTCGCACTGACGGCCTGTGGCGGCTCAGCCCAGTCCTCGCCTGAGGCGACGTCGGCCACCTGCCCCAATGGTGAGATCAAGTTCGGCATCGAGCCCTACGAGGACCCGGCCAAGCTCAAGCCCGCCTACGATGTCCTGGCCGCGGCGTTGTCCAAGAAGCTCGAATGCCCCGTCAGCGTCCAGGTGGTTGAGGATTACGCCGCCGAGGTCCTGGCCATGCGCAACGGAAAGCTGGACCTGGGCCAGTTCGGTCCGCTGGGATATGTCTTCGCAGATGCCAAAGCCGGTGCCGAACCCCTGGTTTCGTTCGGCACCGCGGAGAAGGAACTGAGCACGTACACCGCCGGGATCTGGGTTCCCAAGGACAGCACCATCCAGGCCATCGGCGACCTCAAGGGCAAGTCGCTCGCGTTGGGCAGCGTGGGGTCCACCTCGGGTGACGTGCTGCCGCGCTTCGGCCTCCGCGAAGCCGGAATCGCCGACGCCGACATCAAGATGGACTACACGGGCGGCCACCCCGAAGCTTTGCTGGCCCTGACCAACGGCAAGGTGGATGCTGCCGAGATCAACTCCCAGACGCTGGCCACCGCGATCGCTGCAGGGACATTCAAGAAGGACGATTTCCGCCAGGTTTGGACGTCCGACCCCATCCCCAACGATCCCATCACCGTGCGGGGCGACGCCGATCCCGCCTTCAAGGCTGCCGTCAAGGACGCGTTCCTGAGCCTTGATCCCGCGGACGTGGCAAAAGTTGGGGAGTTCCTGGATGTCACCCCTCCGGGGCCGCTGCTGGAGGTCACCAAGGACAACTACACGCCGCTGTTCGACCTTGCCGAGACCATGGGCCTCACCGAGAAGGACCTGTAA
- a CDS encoding TIGR03364 family FAD-dependent oxidoreductase: protein MNNPSTSPTPFNNSASQPADVLIVGAGIVGLAHAAHAVANGLTVTIIDRDHHAAGASVRNFGHCCITAQSGELYELAQTSRKYWLAFAEQAGFWASEAGAVVLARTEAEMNVLRELSAVREPGQVELLSPAGTRERLGAASAEEAHDDGGASSAAWPGLVGGAFLRDDLRVDPRTTVAKLADWLSRQPGVELHWNTAALGFSQSTDGVTVQTSRGELRAGRVFVCVGHDVDYLYPDLAEEHRIQRCALQMSLAAKPSGVEFAPAVLTATSMLRYPAFTDMPAAAALRSEVLENQPELLDVGANVMFTQRPDGTIILGDSHHYHRTTDPFLDEAVTTTLNTEITGRIGERLEIIQRWQGVYASSDVAPILVREVQPGVTVVSVTSGVGMTLSFGLAHSNVSRLY from the coding sequence GTGAACAACCCAAGCACCTCCCCCACTCCCTTCAACAACAGCGCGAGCCAGCCCGCCGACGTCCTGATTGTTGGCGCTGGAATCGTTGGTTTGGCGCATGCCGCGCACGCTGTTGCCAACGGCCTGACCGTCACCATCATTGATCGCGACCACCACGCCGCGGGCGCCTCCGTCCGCAACTTCGGACACTGTTGCATCACTGCCCAGTCCGGGGAACTGTACGAACTCGCGCAGACCTCGCGGAAGTACTGGCTCGCGTTCGCCGAGCAGGCCGGTTTCTGGGCTTCCGAGGCCGGCGCCGTCGTACTTGCCCGCACCGAAGCCGAAATGAACGTCCTGCGCGAACTCTCCGCGGTCCGCGAGCCAGGCCAGGTGGAGCTGCTCTCCCCCGCCGGGACGCGGGAGCGGCTGGGTGCTGCGTCTGCTGAGGAAGCGCACGACGACGGTGGTGCTTCGAGCGCGGCATGGCCCGGCCTCGTAGGCGGCGCCTTCCTCCGGGACGACCTCCGCGTCGACCCCCGGACCACCGTTGCAAAGTTGGCCGACTGGCTCAGCCGGCAACCCGGCGTCGAACTTCACTGGAACACCGCCGCGCTGGGCTTCAGCCAGTCCACTGACGGCGTGACCGTCCAGACCTCGCGCGGTGAGCTTCGCGCCGGGCGGGTGTTCGTGTGCGTCGGCCATGACGTCGACTACCTGTACCCGGACCTGGCCGAAGAACACCGGATCCAGCGATGTGCCTTGCAGATGTCTTTGGCCGCGAAACCATCGGGCGTCGAGTTCGCCCCTGCAGTCCTGACCGCAACGTCCATGCTCCGGTACCCGGCGTTCACGGACATGCCCGCTGCTGCAGCCCTCCGTTCCGAGGTGTTGGAGAACCAGCCCGAGCTACTGGATGTCGGAGCCAATGTCATGTTCACCCAGCGCCCGGACGGCACCATCATCCTGGGTGACTCGCACCATTACCACCGCACGACCGATCCGTTCCTGGACGAAGCCGTGACCACCACGCTCAACACCGAAATCACGGGCCGGATTGGTGAACGGTTGGAGATCATCCAGCGATGGCAGGGCGTTTACGCGTCTTCCGACGTCGCACCGATCCTGGTCCGCGAGGTCCAACCCGGCGTCACGGTGGTGTCCGTGACCTCGGGCGTAGGCATGACCCTGTCCTTCGGCCTGGCACACAGCAACGTGTCGCGCCTGTACTGA
- a CDS encoding GntR family transcriptional regulator codes for MSTQQNAPLHVRLSEEFMRRITDGEWPPGYQLPSEAELCREFGTSRGPIRQALAFLRSEGAVTGGRGRPPMVRSSVPSQSFSTFNSFTEWASGIGKKPGQRTLEVARREASPEAAEALGLVPGTTVVEVLRVRYLDESPAMIERTTFILDVGRKLFDFDTDSGSIFAFLKEQGVDLHSARHTIDAVAASDEDAELLEQPEGIPLLRERRITRSGDGQPLEYSEDRYLPALTNFTIDNTVERRAALVRIHTEGATP; via the coding sequence GTGAGCACACAGCAGAACGCACCCCTCCACGTCAGGCTGAGCGAGGAATTCATGCGCCGCATTACCGACGGTGAGTGGCCCCCGGGTTACCAGTTGCCCAGCGAAGCGGAGCTATGCCGGGAGTTCGGGACCTCGCGCGGACCGATCCGCCAGGCGCTCGCCTTCCTCCGTTCCGAAGGCGCAGTGACCGGAGGACGGGGTCGTCCTCCCATGGTTCGTTCGTCCGTGCCGTCGCAGTCGTTTTCCACGTTCAACTCGTTCACCGAGTGGGCCAGCGGCATCGGCAAGAAGCCCGGCCAGCGGACCCTGGAGGTCGCGCGACGCGAAGCCAGCCCGGAAGCTGCCGAGGCACTCGGCCTCGTGCCGGGAACCACGGTGGTGGAAGTCCTGCGGGTCCGCTACCTGGACGAGTCCCCGGCCATGATTGAGCGGACCACGTTCATCCTGGATGTAGGCCGGAAACTATTCGACTTCGACACCGACTCAGGGTCCATCTTCGCGTTCCTCAAGGAGCAAGGCGTGGATCTGCACAGCGCACGGCACACCATCGACGCCGTTGCAGCCAGCGATGAAGACGCCGAACTGCTGGAGCAACCCGAAGGCATTCCGCTGCTGCGCGAACGCCGCATCACCCGTTCCGGCGACGGCCAGCCACTCGAATACTCCGAGGACCGCTACCTGCCGGCACTGACCAACTTCACCATCGACAACACCGTGGAACGCCGGGCCGCCCTGGTCCGCATCCATACCGAAGGAGCCACCCCATGA
- a CDS encoding phosphonatase-like hydrolase: MITLVACDMAGTTIDEHGDVYVALARCVEETGVATTPEAVQEWMGADKVEAITALIEAGGGTADAETVAAAFIRFKELLVEFYDANPPVALEGVEDAFRELRRQGIKVALTTGFSRDVAEPLLERLGWGVGDDNLLDAVVCSDEVAAGRPAPHMIHRAMELTGVQDVRAVIAAGDTVNDLAAANNAGVTAVGVLTGKLGRDDLAAHPHHHILDGVKDIPALLS, encoded by the coding sequence ATGATCACCCTTGTTGCCTGCGATATGGCCGGAACCACCATCGACGAACACGGCGACGTCTACGTTGCCCTTGCCCGCTGCGTTGAAGAGACCGGCGTGGCCACCACGCCAGAGGCTGTCCAGGAATGGATGGGCGCGGACAAGGTGGAGGCCATCACGGCGCTGATCGAAGCCGGCGGAGGCACGGCGGACGCTGAAACGGTGGCGGCGGCGTTCATCCGCTTCAAGGAACTGCTCGTCGAGTTCTACGACGCCAACCCGCCCGTAGCGCTGGAAGGCGTGGAGGACGCGTTCCGTGAACTACGCCGCCAGGGCATCAAGGTGGCGCTCACCACCGGCTTCTCCCGTGACGTCGCCGAGCCCCTGCTCGAGCGGCTGGGATGGGGCGTCGGCGACGACAACCTGCTGGACGCCGTCGTCTGCTCCGACGAAGTAGCTGCGGGCCGCCCGGCGCCGCACATGATCCACCGTGCCATGGAACTAACAGGCGTGCAGGACGTCCGGGCCGTCATCGCCGCCGGCGACACCGTGAATGACCTCGCCGCCGCCAACAACGCAGGCGTCACCGCCGTCGGTGTCCTGACCGGCAAGCTGGGCCGCGACGACCTCGCAGCGCACCCGCACCACCACATCCTGGACGGCGTGAAGGACATCCCGGCGCTGCTGTCCTAG
- a CDS encoding DoxX family protein yields the protein MKFLHPSPKSSARGVTILRVVFGALIMVHGIQKLMAGHPAFAASVAAMGVQKPEIVAWLVIAGELGLGLLLVLGALTRVAGFLAAIMFAGIWFVTEAGKPLLTDKAGVTAELLIVYAAISVAFVFLGPGALSLDRKLARQPARQGR from the coding sequence GTGAAATTCCTTCACCCCTCTCCCAAGTCCTCCGCCCGTGGCGTCACCATCCTGCGCGTGGTGTTCGGCGCGCTCATCATGGTTCACGGCATCCAGAAGCTCATGGCCGGTCACCCCGCGTTCGCGGCGTCCGTCGCGGCAATGGGCGTGCAGAAGCCCGAGATCGTGGCGTGGTTGGTGATCGCCGGTGAGTTGGGGCTTGGCTTGCTGCTGGTTCTCGGTGCCTTGACCCGGGTGGCCGGGTTCCTCGCGGCGATCATGTTCGCGGGCATCTGGTTCGTGACGGAAGCGGGCAAGCCCCTGCTGACGGACAAGGCGGGCGTTACGGCAGAACTCCTGATTGTCTACGCAGCCATCTCCGTGGCGTTCGTGTTCCTCGGACCGGGGGCGCTGTCCCTTGACCGCAAGCTCGCACGGCAACCGGCCCGCCAAGGGCGTTAA
- a CDS encoding Gfo/Idh/MocA family protein translates to MTLPIAKPWLFSQTNQDPRAATGRRLRWGVVSTGNIANSVSQDLALLEDAEPYAVSSRTQAAADAFAAALGFAKGYGDDGDVPGYQRLFDDPVVDVVYVATPHAQHFQIASAALRAGKHVLCEKALTINAREATELVKLARENNVFFMEAVWSRFLPSMQRAFAIAASGELGEIQWVSADLGFPAPYDPSARIWALNDGGGALLDLTVYPLLWPLGTLGFPQSVTAIGTLNEDGVDTQNALTLGYANGAQAQLTSSLMAHGPRTATVAGGLGFLQTVGSVNNPRELMIRVGWDEPRHERFDVVGIGYTYELREVTRCVQQGLTESPVMPLEDSVNVMRLFDGVRSQLGIRYPNDAR, encoded by the coding sequence ATGACCCTCCCTATCGCCAAGCCGTGGCTTTTCTCGCAAACCAACCAGGATCCCCGAGCGGCTACGGGCCGGCGTTTAAGGTGGGGCGTCGTATCCACCGGCAACATCGCCAACAGCGTTTCGCAGGACCTGGCCTTGCTGGAAGACGCTGAGCCCTACGCTGTGAGTTCCCGGACCCAGGCTGCCGCGGACGCGTTCGCCGCCGCGCTTGGTTTCGCCAAGGGATACGGGGACGACGGCGATGTGCCCGGCTACCAGCGGCTGTTCGACGATCCCGTAGTGGACGTGGTCTATGTGGCCACTCCCCATGCCCAGCACTTCCAGATTGCATCGGCGGCCCTGCGTGCCGGCAAGCACGTACTGTGCGAGAAGGCGCTCACCATCAATGCCCGCGAAGCTACCGAGCTGGTGAAACTGGCCAGGGAAAACAACGTCTTCTTCATGGAGGCCGTATGGAGCCGTTTCCTTCCGAGCATGCAGCGGGCCTTCGCGATCGCCGCGTCCGGGGAGCTAGGCGAGATTCAGTGGGTCAGCGCGGATCTTGGCTTCCCCGCGCCCTACGATCCCTCTGCCCGTATCTGGGCCTTGAACGACGGCGGCGGCGCACTCCTGGACCTCACCGTCTACCCGTTGCTGTGGCCTTTGGGCACACTGGGATTCCCCCAGTCGGTGACGGCGATCGGCACGCTGAACGAGGACGGCGTGGACACGCAGAACGCACTGACGCTGGGGTACGCCAACGGTGCCCAGGCGCAGCTGACCTCTTCCCTCATGGCGCACGGGCCACGGACCGCCACCGTTGCTGGCGGACTCGGCTTCCTGCAGACAGTAGGTTCCGTGAACAATCCGCGCGAACTGATGATCCGGGTTGGTTGGGACGAGCCGCGCCACGAGCGCTTCGACGTGGTGGGCATCGGCTACACCTACGAGCTCCGTGAGGTGACGCGCTGCGTGCAGCAAGGGCTCACCGAAAGCCCGGTCATGCCGCTGGAGGACTCCGTGAATGTCATGCGCTTGTTCGACGGCGTGCGGTCACAACTGGGCATCCGGTATCCGAACGACGCACGGTGA
- a CDS encoding efflux RND transporter periplasmic adaptor subunit, producing MGTFRRVILPVAWLLVFAIIAVALVKIAFVDGLESSGAEPAPLAQVDIPVVPATRTTVTNTVQIKGTVQSDAAEPVRSTSAGKVIKIFVDQGASVAKGDALFQVKAERPVTSTATSKDGTPTTPKPVYDYFDVLAPSAGTLQSLSTLIDQQVTVGESVGKIDPGTYTVAGPVTAAQQYRLLGKPGPAEIALVGGPAPFQCTEVTLKNNASDDGGTTSGGLAATGGGAGMGVGAAMVGPGGGGSQPEEGGTPTGTLSCAIPSDQQVFAGLGATMTVSAGVAPDVVTVPLTSVKGSVKDGIVWIAGPGGTGAAPEQRTVQLGLNDGSVVEVTSGLAEGEQVLEFVPGAPAAPNPMMGPGQVAYAPAG from the coding sequence ATGGGTACTTTTCGGCGCGTCATTTTGCCGGTTGCCTGGTTGTTGGTTTTCGCGATAATCGCGGTGGCATTGGTCAAGATCGCCTTTGTGGATGGCCTTGAATCGTCCGGCGCGGAGCCGGCCCCGCTGGCCCAAGTGGATATTCCGGTGGTCCCGGCGACACGGACCACGGTTACCAACACAGTCCAGATCAAGGGCACCGTTCAGAGTGACGCAGCCGAACCGGTCCGGAGCACTTCCGCTGGCAAGGTCATCAAGATCTTCGTGGACCAAGGTGCCAGTGTCGCCAAGGGAGACGCTCTCTTCCAGGTCAAGGCCGAGCGACCCGTCACCAGCACGGCTACCTCCAAGGACGGCACACCCACCACACCCAAGCCGGTGTACGACTACTTCGATGTCCTCGCTCCGAGCGCCGGAACCCTGCAATCCCTGTCAACGCTCATTGACCAGCAGGTGACCGTTGGCGAGTCCGTGGGCAAGATCGACCCCGGAACGTACACGGTGGCGGGCCCGGTCACCGCAGCCCAGCAGTACCGCCTGCTCGGCAAGCCCGGTCCGGCGGAAATCGCTTTGGTAGGTGGACCGGCGCCCTTCCAGTGCACCGAAGTGACGCTCAAGAACAATGCGTCCGACGACGGCGGCACCACCTCGGGCGGGTTGGCCGCCACTGGTGGTGGTGCGGGGATGGGTGTGGGCGCAGCGATGGTGGGTCCCGGAGGAGGCGGAAGCCAGCCGGAAGAAGGCGGCACCCCCACGGGAACACTGAGCTGCGCAATCCCTTCCGACCAGCAGGTTTTCGCCGGTCTGGGAGCCACCATGACAGTCAGCGCCGGAGTCGCCCCTGACGTCGTGACTGTTCCGCTGACCTCGGTGAAGGGCAGCGTCAAGGACGGCATCGTGTGGATTGCAGGCCCCGGAGGGACTGGTGCCGCTCCCGAGCAGCGCACAGTGCAGCTGGGGCTCAATGATGGCTCCGTAGTGGAAGTGACCTCCGGTCTGGCCGAAGGCGAGCAGGTCCTTGAATTCGTGCCCGGTGCTCCGGCTGCCCCGAACCCCATGATGGGGCCGGGCCAGGTCGCCTACGCTCCGGCGGGCTAA
- a CDS encoding ABC transporter ATP-binding protein: MTEPKETLVSLRSVTRSVILPDDQHLHILRGIDLEVHSGDHTAIVGRSGCGKSTLLNLLGLLDIPTSGELEFLGQSADRLGNNARARLRGSTVGFVFQQFNLLPGRSALDNVITPLFYAKGKEFWSRRNIAMDMLDRVGLAARANTMPNMLSGGEQQRVAIARALVRKPRLILADEPTGALDVETGQSVMALLDTVATETAAALVTITHDTNVAALARACYRLDSGVLSPLLVPAAAGVSA, translated from the coding sequence ATGACGGAACCCAAGGAAACACTTGTCAGCCTGCGGTCAGTCACCCGATCCGTCATCCTGCCGGACGATCAGCACCTGCACATTCTCCGGGGCATCGACCTCGAGGTGCACAGTGGCGATCACACGGCAATCGTGGGACGCTCCGGCTGCGGCAAATCAACGCTCCTCAACTTGCTGGGCCTGCTGGACATCCCGACATCGGGAGAGCTTGAGTTCCTGGGCCAGTCCGCTGACCGGCTGGGCAACAACGCCCGGGCCCGGCTCCGCGGTTCCACCGTGGGCTTCGTTTTCCAGCAGTTCAATCTCCTGCCAGGTCGCAGCGCCTTGGACAACGTGATCACTCCGCTGTTTTACGCCAAGGGCAAGGAGTTCTGGAGTCGCCGCAATATCGCCATGGACATGCTGGACCGGGTGGGCCTCGCCGCCCGGGCCAACACCATGCCCAACATGCTCTCCGGTGGCGAACAGCAGCGCGTGGCCATAGCCCGCGCCTTGGTCCGGAAGCCCCGGCTTATCCTGGCCGACGAACCGACCGGAGCACTCGACGTCGAGACCGGCCAGTCCGTCATGGCACTGCTGGACACCGTCGCCACGGAGACTGCGGCCGCCCTGGTGACCATCACCCACGACACCAACGTGGCCGCACTGGCCCGCGCCTGCTATCGGCTGGACTCCGGCGTACTCAGTCCACTGCTGGTGCCCGCAGCAGCAGGAGTCAGCGCATGA
- a CDS encoding ABC transporter permease produces the protein MTGFVSTLVEAWQELRINKVRILLALMGVALSVAALTSVVGVGNLAREGYKVQSERNGGRVATLSLSVNGPTMPDPGKLEKAYQGIQQRYGITTSTHVGQTQAGFQFPRGVTAVSMTIVDIGYGIIHRVPLQQGSWFAADDGQRLAPAVVVSESFYNQAGRPNLTTHPTMSIPGDRPATAVIIGVVPDTYPDTPPSAFILSEGAAMTGMEPQMSQFKMWVGEEQADALKAAITADLQGQFPGYYAQADRMDYAAWGDPLAPVQLVVGGVAGLVLLLGAVGMLNISMVTVRYRVREIGIRRSFGATSGRIFVGVMMESVVATAVAGVAGVMLAVAVVKHPWIESKVAPGLTEYPAFPIDAALLGFGAAVLVGALAGAIPALVAVRVKVIDAIRF, from the coding sequence ATGACCGGCTTCGTTTCCACGCTGGTCGAGGCGTGGCAGGAACTTCGCATCAACAAAGTCCGGATCCTCCTGGCACTCATGGGCGTGGCGTTGTCCGTGGCGGCACTGACATCCGTGGTGGGCGTCGGGAATCTGGCCCGCGAGGGCTACAAGGTGCAGTCCGAACGAAACGGCGGCCGGGTGGCAACGTTGTCGTTGAGCGTCAACGGACCAACCATGCCGGACCCGGGGAAACTCGAGAAGGCGTACCAAGGGATCCAGCAGCGCTACGGCATCACCACCTCCACCCACGTCGGTCAGACGCAAGCTGGTTTTCAGTTTCCCCGCGGCGTGACCGCCGTGAGCATGACCATCGTGGACATCGGCTACGGCATTATCCACCGAGTTCCGCTCCAACAGGGAAGCTGGTTCGCCGCTGACGACGGTCAAAGGCTTGCACCCGCCGTCGTGGTGTCCGAGTCCTTCTACAACCAAGCCGGCAGGCCAAACCTCACCACCCATCCCACAATGAGCATCCCCGGTGACCGGCCAGCTACGGCGGTGATTATCGGCGTCGTCCCTGATACGTACCCCGATACGCCGCCGTCCGCGTTCATCCTCAGCGAGGGTGCGGCCATGACGGGGATGGAACCGCAGATGTCCCAGTTCAAGATGTGGGTGGGCGAGGAGCAGGCCGACGCGCTCAAAGCAGCGATCACCGCGGACCTCCAAGGCCAGTTCCCCGGCTACTACGCCCAAGCCGACCGCATGGACTACGCAGCCTGGGGCGATCCTTTGGCTCCCGTGCAGTTGGTGGTGGGCGGAGTAGCCGGATTGGTCCTGCTGCTCGGCGCCGTGGGGATGCTGAACATTTCCATGGTCACCGTGCGCTACAGGGTCCGGGAGATCGGCATCCGCCGCAGCTTCGGGGCAACGTCGGGCCGGATCTTTGTTGGCGTCATGATGGAATCCGTGGTGGCCACCGCAGTGGCCGGCGTGGCTGGCGTCATGCTGGCGGTTGCGGTGGTGAAACACCCGTGGATCGAGTCGAAGGTAGCGCCGGGGCTCACTGAGTACCCCGCGTTCCCCATCGACGCCGCTCTCCTTGGATTCGGCGCGGCTGTCCTTGTCGGCGCACTCGCCGGAGCCATCCCTGCGCTCGTGGCGGTGCGCGTCAAGGTCATCGACGCAATTCGGTTCTGA
- a CDS encoding ABC transporter ATP-binding protein — MIVVKDLVRQFKSGDRTIKPVNGVSFELEKGSLASIVGKSGSGKSTLLSLLGALDKPTSGDVVVDGVSLAGLPDGKLTEYRRRDIGFVFQQFNLIPNLSAVDNVMLPMEFAGVRKAARLQRAKELLEQVQLDPEKHSRRTNRLSGGEQQRVAIARALANEPKLILADEPTGNLDEQTGEHIIELLSSLSRDHNTTILVVTHDRSLAKKTERCFRLQQGRLTEEVRTELRR; from the coding sequence GTGATCGTAGTCAAGGACCTGGTCCGTCAGTTCAAGTCCGGTGACCGGACCATCAAGCCCGTCAACGGTGTGAGCTTCGAACTCGAAAAGGGTTCGCTGGCATCCATTGTCGGCAAGAGCGGCAGCGGCAAGAGCACGCTGTTGTCCCTCCTGGGTGCGCTGGACAAGCCCACCTCAGGTGACGTCGTCGTGGATGGCGTCAGCTTGGCCGGGCTCCCGGACGGCAAGTTGACCGAGTACCGGCGCCGGGACATCGGCTTCGTGTTCCAGCAGTTCAACCTGATCCCCAACCTCAGTGCCGTAGACAACGTCATGCTGCCCATGGAATTCGCGGGCGTCCGCAAGGCGGCCAGGCTGCAGCGTGCCAAGGAGTTGCTGGAGCAAGTGCAATTGGATCCTGAGAAGCACTCACGCCGGACCAACCGGCTTTCCGGCGGCGAGCAGCAGCGTGTGGCGATTGCCCGGGCGCTGGCCAACGAGCCCAAGCTGATCCTGGCCGATGAGCCCACCGGCAACCTGGACGAACAGACCGGTGAGCACATCATCGAACTGCTGAGCTCGCTGAGCCGCGACCACAACACCACCATCCTGGTGGTCACCCATGACCGGAGCCTGGCGAAAAAGACTGAACGGTGCTTCCGCCTGCAGCAGGGCCGGCTCACCGAGGAGGTCAGAACCGAATTGCGTCGATGA